In Streptomyces puniciscabiei, a single genomic region encodes these proteins:
- a CDS encoding amino acid permease — protein MSRPELPLAQDPGDGATTGHPLFGYQQELHRGVGSFASFAAGFSFVSILTTVFQLFGLGFGLGGAAFFWTWPLVFAGQLLVALCFAELAARWPISGAIYQWSSRLAGTTTGWFVGWIMIIGQILTVAAAAIAAQAVLPGMWSGFQIVGGPGADPSVGSPTGAQNAVLLGCVLLVITTVVNILGIRQMAAATSFGVTVEIMGVLALVLILFFLPERGPRVVAHPTGWAGHGGYFGAFLASSLMAAYVMVGFDSAGELAEETHSPRRTTPRTILRALITSGVGGALLILSGLMAARSLTDGKLAAGGLSWVLTDRLGGVLGRLLLCCVAVAVFACTLAVQTSGARMMYSMAREGALPFHRRLGKVSARTGTPITTSVVVGVGAALALVVNIRQSAVFTALSSLCIALLYLAYLGVTVPLLVTRIRRRGSGGLPAGVDETGRPLFSLGRWGVTVNTLAVLYQAGMTVNLIWPRAEIYDLTGGTWWLRWSAPLFIGLSLAAGAGYFLARRLHRRIELRHVPHTHTEPPLDAQAVAEPA, from the coding sequence ATGAGCCGGCCCGAACTCCCCCTTGCGCAGGACCCTGGCGACGGTGCCACGACCGGCCACCCCCTCTTCGGCTACCAGCAGGAACTCCACCGCGGCGTAGGCAGCTTCGCGTCGTTCGCCGCGGGGTTCTCCTTCGTGTCGATCCTCACCACCGTCTTCCAGCTGTTCGGGCTGGGCTTCGGTCTCGGCGGCGCGGCGTTCTTCTGGACCTGGCCGCTGGTCTTCGCGGGCCAACTGCTCGTCGCACTCTGTTTCGCCGAACTGGCCGCGCGTTGGCCCATATCCGGGGCGATCTACCAGTGGTCGAGCCGGCTGGCCGGCACCACGACGGGCTGGTTCGTCGGCTGGATCATGATCATCGGGCAGATACTCACGGTCGCGGCGGCCGCGATCGCGGCACAGGCGGTGCTGCCGGGCATGTGGTCCGGGTTCCAGATCGTCGGCGGTCCGGGCGCCGATCCGTCGGTGGGCTCCCCGACCGGCGCGCAGAACGCGGTCCTGCTGGGATGCGTCCTGCTGGTCATCACCACGGTGGTGAACATCCTGGGCATCCGCCAGATGGCCGCCGCCACCAGCTTCGGCGTCACGGTCGAGATCATGGGCGTGCTCGCGCTGGTGCTGATCCTGTTCTTCCTGCCCGAGCGGGGTCCGCGGGTGGTGGCCCACCCCACCGGCTGGGCCGGTCACGGCGGCTACTTCGGGGCCTTCCTCGCGTCCTCGCTGATGGCGGCGTACGTGATGGTCGGCTTCGACTCGGCGGGCGAGCTGGCGGAGGAGACCCACAGCCCGCGCCGGACCACTCCCCGGACCATCCTGCGGGCCCTGATCACCTCGGGTGTCGGCGGCGCGCTGCTGATCCTTTCGGGGCTGATGGCGGCGCGCAGCCTGACCGACGGAAAACTGGCGGCCGGTGGTCTGTCCTGGGTGCTCACCGACCGGCTCGGCGGGGTTCTGGGCCGCCTGCTGCTGTGCTGCGTGGCGGTCGCGGTGTTCGCCTGCACCCTGGCCGTGCAGACCTCCGGGGCGCGGATGATGTACTCCATGGCGCGCGAAGGCGCCCTGCCCTTCCACCGGCGCCTCGGCAAGGTCTCGGCCCGCACCGGTACGCCGATCACCACGTCGGTGGTGGTGGGCGTCGGCGCGGCGCTCGCGCTCGTCGTCAACATCCGCCAGTCGGCGGTCTTCACCGCCCTGTCCAGCCTCTGCATCGCCCTGCTGTACCTGGCCTACCTGGGCGTGACGGTGCCCCTGCTGGTCACCCGGATCCGGCGAAGGGGCAGCGGCGGGCTGCCGGCGGGCGTCGACGAGACCGGCCGGCCCCTGTTCTCGCTGGGCCGGTGGGGAGTGACGGTCAACACGCTCGCCGTGCTCTACCAGGCCGGCATGACGGTCAATCTGATCTGGCCCCGTGCGGAGATCTACGACCTCACCGGCGGCACATGGTGGCTGCGGTGGAGCGCCCCGCTGTTCATCGGGCTCAGCCTCGCCGCCGGTGCCGGTTACTTCCTCGCCCGCCGGCTGCACCGCCGTATCGAGCTGAGGCACGTACCGCACACGCACACCGAGCCGCCCCTGGACGCGCAGGCCGTCGCCGAGCCCGCCTGA
- a CDS encoding urea amidolyase associated protein UAAP1 has product MTTESSTAVPQHGRYPTGQAPARARDLHLTDSVRSARDDARAQGGQAGAWMPYLPASDSPYCPPGVDAAALVWAETVAPGGYTHKVLARGTRLRFDDPSGDACAHLLLFNALEPVERLNVADTQKVPWQAYPGLDHPLLSGDGRVLAVVSGDSSGRHDAFCGTTTDAWNERKYGDARPEGPSPSGRGLFLRAAAKHGLSRRDLPPSLSFFQGVRVEADGTLAWQGSAGAGTHVELVAEMPLLVLVANAAHPLDPRPGYVVGPLRVHAWRGAPTGPGEPRFTATPELHRAYLNTVDYCEARGV; this is encoded by the coding sequence ATGACCACCGAGAGCTCGACGGCCGTACCGCAACACGGCCGCTACCCGACCGGGCAGGCTCCCGCCCGCGCCCGTGATCTGCACCTGACCGACAGCGTCCGAAGCGCCCGCGACGACGCCCGCGCCCAGGGCGGGCAGGCCGGCGCGTGGATGCCGTACCTTCCGGCGTCGGACAGCCCGTACTGCCCGCCGGGTGTGGACGCGGCCGCCCTGGTGTGGGCGGAGACGGTGGCGCCGGGCGGCTACACGCACAAGGTCCTCGCCCGCGGTACGCGGCTGCGCTTCGACGACCCGAGCGGTGACGCCTGCGCCCACCTGCTGCTCTTCAACGCCCTGGAGCCGGTGGAGCGGCTGAACGTCGCCGACACCCAGAAGGTGCCGTGGCAGGCGTATCCGGGCCTGGACCATCCGCTGCTCTCCGGCGACGGCCGGGTCCTGGCCGTGGTCAGCGGTGACTCCTCCGGGCGGCACGACGCCTTCTGCGGCACCACCACCGACGCCTGGAACGAGCGCAAGTACGGTGACGCCCGCCCCGAGGGGCCGTCGCCGTCCGGCCGCGGGCTCTTCCTCAGGGCGGCCGCCAAGCACGGTCTGAGCCGCCGCGACCTGCCACCCAGTCTCTCCTTCTTCCAGGGCGTGCGCGTCGAGGCGGACGGCACCCTGGCCTGGCAGGGAAGCGCGGGGGCGGGCACGCATGTCGAACTCGTCGCGGAGATGCCCCTGCTGGTGCTGGTCGCGAATGCCGCCCATCCGCTGGACCCTCGTCCCGGCTATGTGGTCGGCCCACTGCGGGTCCACGCCTGGCGCGGTGCCCCGACCGGCCCTGGCGAGCCACGGTTCACCGCCACTCCGGAACTGCACCGGGCCTACCTCAACACCGTCGACTACTGCGAAGCCCGGGGGGTGTGA
- a CDS encoding urea amidolyase associated protein UAAP2, whose protein sequence is MATTRTETRPVNYPTAAGGTVASSVPVGAVYAEGSPLDWGASLVEGEVVLDETVAPNAPWSAVVRTGHVLTIVDVGGNQSADCLLYNADDPEERYSVPDTLAWQGNAYVRTGTVLRSSEGRPLMTVVANEVDRQDTIGGACGKESNTLRYGHHVMFQHGCRENFLAEAGRRGLGVRDIVSNLNWFMNVPVEADGALGIVDGMSAPGRRVAVRAETDVLVMVSNCPQMNNPCNDFNPTPLRMIVVEPAPADVDAGSAHAARTSKEGA, encoded by the coding sequence ATGGCGACCACACGGACCGAGACCAGGCCCGTCAACTACCCGACCGCCGCCGGCGGCACAGTCGCCTCCAGCGTCCCCGTGGGCGCCGTGTACGCGGAGGGCTCCCCCCTGGACTGGGGTGCGAGCCTGGTCGAAGGCGAAGTCGTCCTGGACGAGACGGTGGCCCCCAACGCGCCCTGGTCGGCGGTGGTGCGGACGGGGCACGTCCTGACGATCGTCGACGTCGGCGGCAACCAGTCGGCCGACTGTCTGCTCTACAACGCCGACGACCCCGAGGAGCGCTACAGCGTCCCCGACACCCTGGCCTGGCAGGGCAACGCCTATGTGCGCACCGGCACCGTGCTGCGCAGCAGCGAGGGCCGCCCGTTGATGACCGTCGTCGCCAACGAGGTCGACCGCCAGGACACCATCGGCGGCGCGTGCGGCAAGGAGTCCAACACCCTGCGCTACGGCCATCATGTGATGTTCCAGCACGGCTGCCGTGAGAACTTCCTCGCCGAGGCCGGGCGGCGGGGCCTCGGGGTGCGGGACATCGTCTCCAACCTCAACTGGTTCATGAACGTGCCCGTCGAGGCGGACGGCGCGCTGGGCATCGTGGACGGCATGTCGGCGCCGGGCCGTCGGGTCGCGGTGCGCGCCGAGACGGACGTGCTGGTGATGGTGTCCAACTGCCCGCAGATGAACAACCCGTGCAACGACTTCAACCCCACTCCGCTGCGGATGATCGTCGTGGAGCCGGCACCGGCCGACGTCGACGCCGGGTCCGCGCACGCCGCCCGCACCTCGAAGGAGGGCGCGTGA
- the uca gene encoding urea carboxylase yields the protein MIRPTAVLVANRGEIARRVIRTARRMGLGTVAVFSDADRAAPHVREADHAVRIGPAPARASYLRGEAIIEAALAHGAGIVHPGYGFLSENTVFARAVEEAGLRFAGPTADQITAFGEKHSARALAKAAGVPLLAGTELLASAEEAVAAASSIGLPVMVKATGGGGGIGMQACATADEVRGAFARVAALAESNFGSAGVFLERLVRPARHVEVQVFGDGTGRIAVLGDRDCSLQRRNQKVIEEAPAPALPPHVRALLHDSSRRLLASVGYRSAGTVEFVYDPAREEAAFLEVNTRLQVEHPVTEEAYGVDLVELMLVLARDGRVEHAVFEREWTAAGHAVEARVYAEDPGKDSLPSSGLITRALFPGQGADNMPGVRVDGFAETGLEVSPYYDPMLAKVIAKGPTREAAFDVLGQALTASRVDGIVTNLGLLRELTSRGEVREAVHSTSTLATTADPDPRIDVLVPGAMTTVQDLPGRLGYWHVGVPPSGPFDAVSFAEANLAVGNPAQAPGLEVTAGGLSLRFSAATVAAVTGAPVPVTVEGSAAALWEPVTVPAGGTLVLGACQGPGLRTYVAVRGGIDVPEYLGSASTFTLGGFGGHSGRALRAGDVLRPGASPTDGGGPTPPERRPAITSHWQIGVTEGPHAAPEFFTREDIDTLYATDYKVHHNSARTGVRLIGPKPRWARQDGGEAGLHPSNIHDTPYAVGALDFTGDTPIILGPDGPSLGGFVCPAVVASGELWKLGQLRPGDTVRFVPVREAEAAALDARRSSPTLISTGGDGDDGVLGRLEATDARPAVTYRRDGDDNVLVEYGPMVLDLGLRMRVHALQETLAAHAPDGVLDVTPGIRSLQIHTDARRLKARDLTALLRELEDEVPPSDELVVPSRTVRLPLSWDDPATRLAIERYMAGVRDDAPWCPWNIEFIRRVNGLRTADDVYRTVFDASYLVLGLGDVYLGAPVATPLDPRHRLVTTKYNPARTWTAENSVGIGGAYLCIYGMEGPGGYQFVGRTVQIWNRFRTGGLFQDSPWALRFFDRIEWYPVTPDELLELRAETDAGRGDFPTEEGTFSIAEYNAFLAAEADSIAAFRRRQSTAFEAEKQRWRAAGEFDRTDDPEPVTATAAVTLPDGAVPVTAPYTATVWQIAAEPGATIASGEAILSLEAMKMESEVNAPTAGTLLEIYVKPGEQVAPGQILAAVRA from the coding sequence GTGATCCGCCCCACCGCCGTTCTCGTCGCCAACCGCGGTGAGATAGCCCGCCGTGTGATCCGCACCGCCAGGAGGATGGGCCTGGGCACCGTCGCCGTCTTCTCCGACGCCGACCGGGCCGCCCCGCACGTCCGCGAGGCCGATCACGCGGTCCGCATCGGTCCGGCGCCCGCCCGCGCGTCGTATCTGCGCGGGGAGGCGATCATCGAGGCCGCGCTCGCCCATGGCGCGGGCATCGTCCATCCCGGCTACGGCTTCCTCTCCGAGAACACCGTCTTCGCCCGTGCCGTGGAGGAGGCCGGTCTGCGTTTCGCGGGACCGACCGCCGACCAGATCACGGCCTTCGGTGAGAAGCACAGCGCGCGCGCCCTGGCCAAGGCCGCCGGAGTGCCGCTGCTGGCCGGGACGGAGTTGCTCGCAAGCGCCGAGGAGGCCGTCGCCGCGGCCTCCTCGATCGGGCTGCCCGTGATGGTCAAGGCCACCGGCGGTGGCGGCGGCATCGGCATGCAGGCCTGCGCCACCGCCGACGAGGTGCGCGGGGCCTTCGCCCGCGTCGCGGCACTCGCGGAGTCCAACTTCGGATCCGCAGGGGTGTTCCTGGAGCGCCTCGTGCGCCCCGCCCGCCATGTCGAGGTGCAGGTCTTCGGCGACGGCACCGGCCGGATCGCCGTCCTCGGTGACCGGGACTGCTCCTTGCAGCGCCGCAACCAGAAGGTGATCGAGGAGGCCCCGGCCCCTGCCCTGCCTCCTCATGTGCGGGCGCTGCTGCACGACTCCTCCCGCCGGCTGCTCGCCTCGGTCGGCTACCGGAGCGCGGGGACCGTGGAGTTCGTCTACGACCCCGCGCGCGAGGAGGCCGCCTTCCTGGAGGTCAACACCCGCCTCCAGGTCGAACACCCGGTGACCGAGGAGGCGTACGGCGTCGACCTCGTCGAACTCATGCTCGTCCTGGCCCGCGACGGGAGGGTCGAGCACGCGGTGTTCGAGCGGGAGTGGACGGCCGCCGGGCATGCCGTGGAGGCCCGCGTCTACGCCGAGGACCCCGGCAAGGACTCGCTGCCGTCCTCGGGCCTGATCACCCGGGCGCTCTTCCCCGGCCAGGGCGCCGACAACATGCCCGGCGTGCGCGTCGACGGCTTTGCCGAAACCGGTCTGGAGGTCTCCCCCTACTACGACCCCATGCTCGCCAAGGTGATCGCGAAGGGCCCCACCCGGGAGGCCGCGTTCGACGTGCTCGGCCAGGCCCTGACCGCGAGCCGGGTCGACGGCATCGTCACCAACCTGGGCCTGCTGCGCGAGCTGACCTCGCGGGGCGAGGTGCGCGAGGCCGTGCACAGTACCAGCACGCTCGCCACCACGGCCGACCCCGATCCGCGCATCGACGTCCTGGTGCCGGGCGCGATGACCACCGTCCAGGACCTCCCGGGCCGGCTCGGCTACTGGCATGTGGGCGTGCCGCCGAGCGGCCCCTTCGACGCCGTCTCCTTCGCCGAGGCCAACCTGGCCGTCGGCAACCCGGCCCAGGCCCCTGGCCTGGAGGTCACCGCGGGCGGGCTGAGCCTGCGCTTCTCGGCCGCCACCGTCGCCGCCGTCACCGGCGCTCCCGTCCCGGTCACGGTGGAGGGCAGCGCGGCAGCCCTGTGGGAGCCGGTCACGGTCCCGGCCGGCGGCACCCTGGTGCTGGGCGCCTGCCAGGGGCCGGGTCTGCGCACCTACGTGGCCGTCCGGGGCGGCATCGACGTACCCGAATACCTGGGCAGCGCCTCCACGTTCACCCTCGGCGGCTTCGGCGGGCACTCCGGGCGGGCGCTGCGCGCCGGAGACGTACTGCGGCCCGGAGCTTCGCCGACCGACGGCGGCGGCCCCACCCCGCCCGAGCGCCGGCCGGCGATCACCTCGCACTGGCAGATCGGTGTCACCGAAGGGCCGCACGCGGCGCCCGAGTTCTTCACCCGCGAGGACATCGACACCCTCTACGCCACGGACTACAAGGTCCACCACAACTCGGCCCGCACCGGCGTCCGCCTGATCGGGCCCAAGCCGCGGTGGGCCCGCCAGGACGGCGGTGAGGCCGGGCTGCACCCCTCCAACATCCACGACACGCCGTACGCGGTGGGTGCCCTCGACTTCACCGGCGACACACCGATCATCCTGGGCCCCGACGGGCCGTCCCTCGGCGGGTTCGTCTGCCCCGCGGTGGTCGCCAGCGGCGAACTGTGGAAGCTCGGCCAGCTCCGCCCCGGCGACACCGTCCGCTTCGTACCGGTCAGGGAAGCCGAGGCGGCCGCCCTCGACGCCCGCCGCTCCTCCCCCACGCTGATCAGCACCGGCGGAGACGGCGACGACGGCGTTCTCGGCCGCCTGGAGGCCACCGATGCCCGCCCCGCCGTCACCTACCGCCGGGACGGCGACGACAACGTCCTGGTCGAGTACGGCCCCATGGTCCTCGACCTCGGCCTGAGGATGCGGGTCCACGCCCTGCAGGAGACCCTCGCCGCGCACGCGCCCGACGGCGTCCTCGACGTCACCCCGGGCATCCGCTCCCTCCAGATCCACACCGACGCCCGCCGGCTCAAGGCCCGTGACCTCACCGCCCTGCTGCGCGAACTGGAGGACGAAGTCCCGCCCAGCGACGAACTGGTGGTCCCCTCCCGCACGGTGCGGCTGCCGCTCAGCTGGGACGACCCGGCCACCCGGCTCGCCATCGAGCGGTACATGGCCGGGGTGCGCGACGACGCCCCGTGGTGCCCGTGGAACATCGAGTTCATCCGCCGGGTCAACGGCCTTCGGACCGCAGACGACGTCTACCGCACCGTTTTCGACGCCTCATACCTGGTGCTCGGCCTCGGCGATGTCTATCTCGGCGCCCCCGTCGCCACCCCGCTCGACCCCCGGCACCGCCTGGTGACCACCAAGTACAACCCGGCCCGCACCTGGACCGCGGAGAACTCCGTCGGCATCGGCGGCGCCTACCTGTGCATCTACGGCATGGAAGGCCCCGGCGGCTACCAGTTCGTCGGCCGCACCGTGCAGATCTGGAACCGGTTCCGCACGGGCGGCCTGTTCCAGGACTCGCCGTGGGCGCTGCGCTTCTTCGACCGCATCGAGTGGTATCCCGTCACGCCGGATGAACTGCTCGAACTGCGGGCCGAGACCGACGCCGGGCGCGGTGACTTCCCGACCGAGGAGGGCACCTTCTCGATCGCCGAGTACAACGCCTTCCTGGCCGCGGAGGCCGACTCGATCGCCGCGTTCCGCCGGCGGCAGAGCACCGCCTTCGAGGCCGAGAAGCAACGCTGGCGAGCCGCGGGAGAGTTCGACCGCACCGACGATCCCGAACCCGTGACCGCCACTGCTGCCGTCACCCTGCCGGACGGGGCGGTCCCGGTCACCGCGCCGTACACCGCCACCGTCTGGCAGATCGCCGCCGAGCCGGGCGCCACCATCGCGAGCGGCGAGGCGATCCTCTCCCTGGAGGCGATGAAAATGGAGTCCGAGGTGAACGCCCCCACCGCCGGGACACTGCTGGAGATCTACGTCAAGCCCGGTGAGCAGGTCGCCCCCGGCCAGATCCTCGCGGCGGTGCGGGCATGA
- a CDS encoding allophanate hydrolase gives MTPAARVQAAYDRIEGVGRPEIWIHLRPREEVLAEAAGIDPALPLAGLVVAVKDNIDVAGLPTTAGAPSYAYAPRADASAVARLRAAGAVVLGKTNLDQFATGLVGTRSPYGAVRNAWDADRISGGSSSGSAVAVALGIADIALGTDTAGSGRVPAALNGIVGVKPTKGLVPVTGVVPACYTLDCVTVFARDVQLARAAAEFAEGPDPADPLSRTGTQLPPPPARPRIAVPAGEHLNGMADGWRAAFDAAVARMASTGAEIVETDITPLLQAADLLYGGAFVAERYAAVGAHLEKHRDLIGADLDPTVASIVLAGREKTAADWAADAARLAALGAAGRAVLDGCTALLTPTTTWHPTLDEVAADPVGANARLGRFTNFANLLDCASLAVPAGFVDGLPFGVMFTGPAFSDRALAVLAERFANPGVDLFVVGAHLTGQPLNAQLVQAGGTLTGGARTAGGYRLYALATEPPKPGLLRVTEGGRDAGAGAGHATASGGDVGMGIEGEIWRLPASGFGALTADLPAPMTIGTVELAEGRQVCGFLVEPYAVEGAPDITRFGGWRAYRASA, from the coding sequence ATGACACCGGCCGCCCGCGTCCAGGCCGCCTACGACCGGATCGAGGGCGTCGGCCGGCCCGAGATCTGGATCCACCTCAGGCCACGCGAAGAGGTGCTCGCCGAGGCGGCCGGCATCGACCCGGCGCTGCCGCTGGCCGGCCTGGTGGTGGCCGTCAAGGACAACATCGACGTCGCCGGGCTCCCCACCACCGCGGGCGCCCCGTCGTACGCCTACGCACCGCGGGCCGACGCGTCCGCGGTGGCGCGGCTGCGCGCGGCCGGCGCGGTGGTGCTCGGCAAGACCAACCTGGACCAGTTCGCCACCGGCCTGGTCGGCACCCGCAGCCCCTACGGCGCGGTGCGCAACGCCTGGGACGCGGACCGCATCTCCGGCGGGTCGTCCTCCGGATCCGCCGTCGCGGTGGCACTGGGCATCGCCGACATCGCGCTCGGCACCGACACGGCCGGCTCCGGGCGGGTGCCCGCCGCCCTCAACGGCATCGTCGGCGTCAAGCCCACGAAGGGCCTGGTGCCCGTGACCGGGGTGGTCCCCGCCTGCTACACCCTCGACTGCGTCACCGTCTTCGCCCGCGACGTGCAACTCGCCCGCGCCGCCGCGGAGTTCGCCGAAGGCCCCGATCCGGCCGACCCGCTCTCCCGCACCGGTACCCAGCTTCCGCCGCCCCCCGCGCGCCCGCGGATCGCCGTACCGGCCGGGGAGCATCTGAACGGCATGGCCGACGGCTGGCGCGCAGCCTTCGACGCCGCCGTCGCCCGCATGGCGAGCACCGGAGCGGAGATCGTCGAAACCGACATCACCCCGCTGCTTCAGGCAGCGGACCTGCTGTACGGCGGCGCGTTCGTCGCCGAGCGGTACGCCGCCGTTGGCGCGCATCTGGAGAAGCACCGCGATCTGATCGGGGCGGACCTCGATCCGACCGTCGCCTCCATCGTGCTGGCAGGCCGGGAGAAGACCGCCGCCGACTGGGCCGCCGACGCCGCCAGACTCGCCGCGCTCGGCGCCGCCGGACGCGCGGTGCTCGACGGCTGTACGGCTCTCCTGACGCCGACCACCACATGGCATCCCACCCTCGACGAGGTGGCGGCCGACCCGGTCGGCGCCAATGCCCGGTTGGGACGGTTCACCAACTTCGCCAACCTGCTGGACTGCGCCTCGCTCGCCGTTCCCGCCGGGTTCGTGGACGGCCTGCCGTTCGGCGTGATGTTCACCGGACCGGCCTTCTCCGACCGCGCCCTGGCCGTGCTGGCCGAGCGGTTCGCCAACCCCGGGGTCGACCTGTTCGTGGTCGGCGCCCACCTCACCGGTCAGCCGCTCAATGCCCAGTTGGTGCAGGCAGGCGGCACCCTGACCGGCGGGGCCCGCACCGCCGGCGGCTACCGGCTGTACGCCCTGGCCACCGAGCCGCCCAAGCCCGGCCTGCTCCGGGTCACCGAGGGCGGGCGGGACGCCGGAGCCGGGGCGGGTCACGCCACGGCGTCAGGAGGCGACGTGGGCATGGGAATCGAAGGCGAGATCTGGCGGCTGCCGGCTTCCGGGTTCGGGGCGTTGACCGCCGACCTGCCCGCGCCGATGACCATCGGCACCGTCGAACTGGCCGAGGGGCGGCAGGTCTGCGGCTTCCTCGTCGAGCCGTACGCCGTCGAGGGCGCGCCCGACATCACCCGCTTCGGTGGCTGGCGGGCGTACAGGGCGTCCGCGTGA
- a CDS encoding TetR/AcrR family transcriptional regulator: MTTTRPRQGRPRHTPPSDPGTSAREQILDAAGALFVDHGITSTSTRMIAERVGIRQASLYYHFATKEEILAELLATSVRPSLQMVDRIRALVPERANPAAALYAVAAMDVRTLSRTPYNIGTLYLLPEVRAERFDAFRAERGRLQSSYGTLGALAATEDVARGLPAERLGELLIQLVEVVIQIRRSREPDAADTEAIASSCLRLCGLGEPAVAAAREEGRTLLSSLD; encoded by the coding sequence ATGACGACGACGCGTCCCCGTCAAGGCAGGCCCCGGCACACGCCGCCGTCCGACCCCGGCACCTCCGCCCGCGAACAGATCCTCGACGCCGCCGGGGCGCTCTTCGTCGACCATGGGATCACCAGTACCAGCACCCGGATGATCGCCGAGCGGGTCGGCATCAGGCAGGCCTCGCTCTACTACCATTTCGCCACCAAGGAGGAGATCCTCGCCGAGCTGCTGGCGACGTCCGTCCGGCCCAGTCTGCAGATGGTGGACCGGATCCGGGCCCTGGTGCCCGAGCGGGCGAATCCGGCCGCCGCGCTGTACGCCGTTGCCGCGATGGACGTACGCACCCTCTCCCGCACTCCGTACAACATCGGCACGCTCTATCTGCTGCCGGAGGTGCGGGCCGAGCGGTTCGACGCCTTCCGGGCCGAGCGGGGCCGTCTGCAGTCGAGCTACGGCACGCTGGGCGCCCTGGCGGCGACCGAGGACGTCGCGCGCGGCCTGCCCGCCGAGCGGCTCGGTGAACTGCTGATCCAGCTGGTGGAGGTCGTCATCCAGATACGGCGCTCCCGTGAGCCGGATGCGGCGGACACCGAGGCCATCGCGTCGTCGTGCCTGCGCCTGTGCGGGCTCGGAGAGCCGGCGGTTGCCGCCGCCCGGGAGGAAGGCCGAACGCTGCTGAGCAGCCTGGACTGA